A region from the Ictalurus punctatus breed USDA103 chromosome 25, Coco_2.0, whole genome shotgun sequence genome encodes:
- the myct1a gene encoding myc target protein 1 homolog isoform X2, whose protein sequence is MVVGLLLGALVYVVLTWMARRRASATITRMPAPRSSGRPSSPRTRPVFSRQSSAYDRRSNNSLASAAFSFHRQTTSSPVDHADLLGRKDSFRASTFHPLIQCSQIAREAEEGNHGTLTSSAGATGTNSTASSMVTPPRPRPRPDSFWGNNSLRSLSVTQTPPPAYDSIIRAYQETST, encoded by the coding sequence ATGGTGGTGGGACTCCTGCTGGGCGCTTTGGTGTACGTGGTCCTCACTTGGATGGCACGTCGTCGTGCGTCTGCCACCATCACCCGCATGCCGGCGCCGCGGTCCTCGGGCCGCCCGTCTTCCCCCCGCACTCGCCCCGTCTTCAGTCGCCAGAGCAGTGCCTACGACCGGCGCAGCAACAACAGCCTGGCCAGTGCCGCCTTCTCCTTCCATCGGCAAACCACGTCGTCACCCGTCGATCACGCCGACCTACTGGGTCGCAAGGACAGCTTCAGGGCCTCCACCTTCCACCCACTGATCCAGTGCAGCCAGATCGCTCGCGAGGCCGAGGAAGGAAACCACGGCACCCTGACCAGCAGCGCCGGAGCCACCGGCACTAACAGCACAGCCAGCTCCATGGTCACTCCACCAAGGCCCAGGCCCAGACCGGACTCTTTCTGGGGCAACAACAGTCTGAGAAGCTTAAGTGTCACACAGACCCCTCCACCAGCGTATGACAGCATCATACGAGCCTATCAGGAGACCAGCACTTGA
- the myct1a gene encoding myc target protein 1 homolog isoform X1, which yields MYISAPFFSVSPDGAMADNSTHPILEILQSFSTRDVILAFCLSMVVGLLLGALVYVVLTWMARRRASATITRMPAPRSSGRPSSPRTRPVFSRQSSAYDRRSNNSLASAAFSFHRQTTSSPVDHADLLGRKDSFRASTFHPLIQCSQIAREAEEGNHGTLTSSAGATGTNSTASSMVTPPRPRPRPDSFWGNNSLRSLSVTQTPPPAYDSIIRAYQETST from the exons ATGTACATCTCAGCTCCCTTCTTCTCGGTCAGTCCGGACGGAGCGATGGCCGATAACAGCACTCATCCCATCCTGGAAATACTTCAGTCCTTCAGCACGA GAGACGTGATCCTTGCGTTCTGTTTGTCCATGGTGGTGGGACTCCTGCTGGGCGCTTTGGTGTACGTGGTCCTCACTTGGATGGCACGTCGTCGTGCGTCTGCCACCATCACCCGCATGCCGGCGCCGCGGTCCTCGGGCCGCCCGTCTTCCCCCCGCACTCGCCCCGTCTTCAGTCGCCAGAGCAGTGCCTACGACCGGCGCAGCAACAACAGCCTGGCCAGTGCCGCCTTCTCCTTCCATCGGCAAACCACGTCGTCACCCGTCGATCACGCCGACCTACTGGGTCGCAAGGACAGCTTCAGGGCCTCCACCTTCCACCCACTGATCCAGTGCAGCCAGATCGCTCGCGAGGCCGAGGAAGGAAACCACGGCACCCTGACCAGCAGCGCCGGAGCCACCGGCACTAACAGCACAGCCAGCTCCATGGTCACTCCACCAAGGCCCAGGCCCAGACCGGACTCTTTCTGGGGCAACAACAGTCTGAGAAGCTTAAGTGTCACACAGACCCCTCCACCAGCGTATGACAGCATCATACGAGCCTATCAGGAGACCAGCACTTGA